AACTAATTTCTAATTGATAGCTGACAAAGGGTTGTCCCTCTTGATTTTGCAGTTGATAGGCTAGCTCAATCTTTTGCCCATCCAGTTTGTAGTGACTCGTTTGAATGATAAACTCCTGCATGCCTATTGGTGTGGGAATATAGGCTAAACTATCACTATCCTTGAGAAAACGCATGATGGTTTTGGGACTCGAGAAACGAGTCATCACCAGTTCTTGACCATGAAACTTGAGAACCACTTTTTCCTTTTCCTCATTATAAAAGAGTAAATAGCTAAAATCCCCTTTTTCACGCACTTCCACGTCATAGAGCTGGTCAATGACTTCCAACTGTTCATCAAACTGAATCCTATTTCGCATCCGAATCTTCACATCAGGTCCTCTTTCTTCTCTCTTGTTCTACTATTTTACCAAAAACTCAAGCTTTTTGCTATAATGGTCATATGAACGAAAAAGTATTCCGTGACCCAGTTCACAACTACATCCATGTAAACAATCAGGTCATATACGACTTGATCAATACAAAAGAATTTCAACGTCTGCGCCGTATCAAACAACTAGGGACTTCCAGTTATACCTTCCACGGGGGAGAACACAGTCGATTCTCTCACTGTCTAGGAGTCTATGAGATCGCACGACGTATCACAGAGATTTTTGAAGAAAAATATCCTGAAGAATGGGATCCTGCTGAGTCTCTCTTGACCATGACCGCTGCACTCCTTCATGACCTTGGACATGGTGCCTACTCCCATACTTTTGAAAATCTCTTCGATACAGATCATGAGGCCATTACCCAGGAAATCATCCAAAGTCCTGAGACAGAGATTCACCAAGTCCTGCTACAAGTAGCGCCTGATTTCCCCAAAAAGGTTGCCAGTGTCATCGACCATACCTATCCTAATAAACAGGTCGTGCAACTCATTTCCAGTCAGATCGATGCGGACCGTATGGACTATCTCTTGCGCGACTCCTATTTTACAGGAGCATCTTATGGAGAATTTGACCTGACTCGCATCCTCCGAGTCATTCGTCCAGTCGAAAATGGGATTGCCTTTCAGCGCAATGGCATGCATGCCATCGAAGACTATGTCCTCAGTCGCTACCAGATGTATATGCAGGTTTATTTCCACCCAGCAACACGTGCCATGGAAGTTCTTCTACAAAATCTCCTCAAACGCGCCAAGGAGCTCTATCCTGAAAACATGGATTTCTTTGCGCGCACTTCCCCCCATTTGTTACCTTTTTTTGAAAAAAATGTGACCTTGTCTGACTATCTAGCTCTGGATGATGGCGTGATGAATACCTACTTCCAACTCTGGATGACCAGTCCTGATAAGATTCTTGCAGACTTGTCGCAACGCTTTGTCAACCGCAAGGTCTTTAAATCCATTACTTTTTCAGAAGAAGATCAAGACCAACTCATAACCATGAGACAACTGGTTGAAGACATCGGCTTTGATCCCGACTACTACACTGCCATTCATAAGAACTTTGACCTCCCTTATGATATCTATCGTCCCGAATCTAAAAATCCACGGACACAGATTGAGATTTTACAAAAAAATGGAGAACTGGCAGAACTCTCTAGCCTGTCTCCTATCGTTCAATCCCTTGCTGGCAGTCGCCACGGAGATAATCGTTTCTATTTCCCAAAAGAAATGTTGGACCAAAACAGCATCTTCGCAAGCATTACCCAGCAATTTTTACACTTGATTGAGAACGATCATTTTACCCCAACTAAGAACGAATAGAGGAAATTTATGAGTATTAAACTAATCGCCGTCGATATCGATGGTACCCTGGTTAACAGTAAAAAGGAGATTACTCCTGAAGTCTTTTCTGCCATCCAAGACGCTAAACAAGCCGGTGTCAAAGTCGTGATTGCAACTGGTCGCCCTATCGCAGGTGTTGCCAAACTTCTGGACGACTTGCAGTTGAGAGACCAAGGTGACTATGTCGTGACCTTCAACGGTGCCCTTGTCCAAGAAACTGCTACTGGCCATGAGATTATCAGCGAATCTTTAGCCTATGAGGACTATCTCGATATGGAATTTCTCAGTCGCAAACTCGGTGTCCACATGCACGCTATTACCAAGGACGGTATCTACACGGCCAATCGCAATATCGGAAAATACACAGTGCACGAATCAACTCTCGTCAACATGCCTATCTTTTACCGCACTCCTGAAGAAATGGATGGCAAGGAAATTGTCAAATGTATGTTCATCGATGAACCAGAAATCCTCGATGCTGCTATTGAAAAGATACCAGCAGAATTTTACGAACGCTACTCCATCAACAAATCTGCTCCTTTCTACCTCGAACTCCTTAAAAAGAATGTAGATAAGGGTTCAGCTATTACCCATCTAGCTGAAAAACTAGGATTGACCAAAGATGAAACCATGGCGATTGGGGACGAAGAGAATGACCGTACCATGCTGGAAGTCGTTGGCAACCCCGTTGTCATGGAAAATGGAAATCCAGAACTCAAAAAAATCGCCAAATACATCACCAAAACAAACGACGAATCCGGCGTTGCCCATGCTATTCGAACGTGGGTATTGTAAAAAGATAAGAATAGACGAAAACCGCTCTGGAGAGCGGTTTTTTCAAATCAATAGTTTTTCTATCCCATCATTTTTTAAAGTGATTAAGTTCGTTCATCTAGGTAGGTAAATTGCTATGAACTATGCTAAATTACCAATCACTTGATGATCCTCCACCATCAAAACCACCACCAGACCAATCGTCACTCGACCAAGACGATGAGGAGTCACTGCTACTTTTCTCAGGATACTTACCTCTATTTTGACTACGGAAGTCTATTAGTGCTTTTTGCGACCATGAACCATCATTAATAAAGGCAGCATCATAGGGGAATAATTTATCACTACCCTCATACATTTTATTGGATTTTCTCTTTCTATTTGAAGTAGATCCATACATAAAAAAATCAGATATATAACAAACAGCAGAAATCAAAAATGTAACAATAGAAATGATACCAACCCAGATAATAACACCTCCGAATATATTCCATACTTTTTTGAAGAATGCTAGTAAATAATTCCTCTCTACTACAGGTGCATCAGCTAATTTATACTCTTGATTGGAAATGTTTTGGATTATATCAAGAACAGCACCGTCATAGTCTTTGGCTCGCATCTTATCACGAGAGGCATCTAATATTTTCTTAGCCTTTATATCAGTCAATGTAATAGCTAGATTATTAGAAGTTTCAATCCGAAACTTTCTATCTTTTATAGCAATCAGTAATAATGCACCCTTATCTGAATCCGAATAACCGATTTTCCAAGTTCTGGCTATAGTATTGGACAATTCTTCTAAAGATTCACCATTTAGACCCTCAACAATATAAATGCCAATTTGAATTTCTGATTTGCTATTTAGTTCCTGTAGTTTATCCGAAACAACCCCTGATAAATAATGATTTGGATCATAAATACCATTGGAAGGTCTATCTGGTATCGCTAAATCTGCTTGAGCTGGTCCAATAAAAATTAGCAGGATTGTAAAAAAAGATATTAGGATTAAAGCTATTTTTTTCATCATGAAAGTCGAACCTTCCTTTTGTTGACAATTTACAATTTCAATAAGAATATGAATAAACGATATTCTTTTTTAAAATAGAATTACTTCGATAAAGTCATCTTTCTATCAATCTATCGTAAAAGGTAGTTTCATTATAAGCTATTTATCTCACCTAATCAACGTAAAAATATAGGAAAACTAGTTCTAATTTTTTATTAACAATATTGTATCTCAGCACTGAATGTTGCTTTCAAATTTGACCAATAAATACTTAAGTTTATTTCTTCTGCTTCAACTATACTAACGTTTGACATCTATACCTCATCTCCCTAACAAATAAGCAAGTACTACAATAGCGTAGGCCATGATTAACAATATAGCACTTCCGATCCCCAACAATTTATAAAGTTTGTTGATCCCACAGTATCGTTCCACATAAGCTCTGTTTGGTTTTTCAGGATCATACCATACCGTCATCTTCGAATAGACTGGAAAATGCGTACACATTAAGTTATTAAAGGATATAAAGGAATTACGATAAAAGGTTAGGGAATTTGCCAACATGTCCTCTCTTGTAAAGTTATCAGATGTACTTATAGGGCCTCATGGAAGCGAAACCGTTTTGATTATAAAATACCGTAAT
Above is a window of Streptococcus oralis subsp. dentisani DNA encoding:
- the yidA gene encoding sugar-phosphatase, yielding MSIKLIAVDIDGTLVNSKKEITPEVFSAIQDAKQAGVKVVIATGRPIAGVAKLLDDLQLRDQGDYVVTFNGALVQETATGHEIISESLAYEDYLDMEFLSRKLGVHMHAITKDGIYTANRNIGKYTVHESTLVNMPIFYRTPEEMDGKEIVKCMFIDEPEILDAAIEKIPAEFYERYSINKSAPFYLELLKKNVDKGSAITHLAEKLGLTKDETMAIGDEENDRTMLEVVGNPVVMENGNPELKKIAKYITKTNDESGVAHAIRTWVL
- a CDS encoding HD domain-containing protein, which produces MNEKVFRDPVHNYIHVNNQVIYDLINTKEFQRLRRIKQLGTSSYTFHGGEHSRFSHCLGVYEIARRITEIFEEKYPEEWDPAESLLTMTAALLHDLGHGAYSHTFENLFDTDHEAITQEIIQSPETEIHQVLLQVAPDFPKKVASVIDHTYPNKQVVQLISSQIDADRMDYLLRDSYFTGASYGEFDLTRILRVIRPVENGIAFQRNGMHAIEDYVLSRYQMYMQVYFHPATRAMEVLLQNLLKRAKELYPENMDFFARTSPHLLPFFEKNVTLSDYLALDDGVMNTYFQLWMTSPDKILADLSQRFVNRKVFKSITFSEEDQDQLITMRQLVEDIGFDPDYYTAIHKNFDLPYDIYRPESKNPRTQIEILQKNGELAELSSLSPIVQSLAGSRHGDNRFYFPKEMLDQNSIFASITQQFLHLIENDHFTPTKNE
- a CDS encoding DUF1934 domain-containing protein — its product is MKIRMRNRIQFDEQLEVIDQLYDVEVREKGDFSYLLFYNEEKEKVVLKFHGQELVMTRFSSPKTIMRFLKDSDSLAYIPTPIGMQEFIIQTSHYKLDGQKIELAYQLQNQEGQPFVSYQLEISWG
- a CDS encoding TPM domain-containing protein — protein: MKKIALILISFFTILLIFIGPAQADLAIPDRPSNGIYDPNHYLSGVVSDKLQELNSKSEIQIGIYIVEGLNGESLEELSNTIARTWKIGYSDSDKGALLLIAIKDRKFRIETSNNLAITLTDIKAKKILDASRDKMRAKDYDGAVLDIIQNISNQEYKLADAPVVERNYLLAFFKKVWNIFGGVIIWVGIISIVTFLISAVCYISDFFMYGSTSNRKRKSNKMYEGSDKLFPYDAAFINDGSWSQKALIDFRSQNRGKYPEKSSSDSSSSWSSDDWSGGGFDGGGSSSDW